Proteins encoded together in one Triticum dicoccoides isolate Atlit2015 ecotype Zavitan chromosome 7B, WEW_v2.0, whole genome shotgun sequence window:
- the LOC119337200 gene encoding protein STRICTOSIDINE SYNTHASE-LIKE 10-like, translated as MASGTRGVAAATISLAVLLLIFCFSPTTVAAAGVPSIDATRTRHLPLPRGLLRGPESVAFDAKGQGPYSGVSDGRVLKWNGDKLGWSTYTYNPDYSSEACTASLLRPETVTEGHCGRPLGLRFHLKSGYLYIADAYKGLMRVAPGGGEATVLVTEVDGVPLRFTNGVDIDQVTGEVYFTDSSRNYNRSQHEMVTRTGDSTGRLLRYDPRTGKAVVLQADITYPNGLAISADRTHLVISSTGPCKLLRYWIKGSKAGTMELFADLPGYPDNVRPDKKGGYWVALHREKAELPFGVDSHLLALRIDAEGKIIEEMRGPKSVRPTEVVERKGGRLFMGSVELHYVSVVTRK; from the coding sequence ATGGCGAGCGGCACGAGGGGTGTCGCCGCGGCGACTATCTCGCTCGCCGTGCTGCTCCTAATCTTTTGCTTCTCGCCCACCACCGTTGCGGCCGCCGGCGTCCCCAGCATCGACGCCACGCGGACGCGCCACCTGCCGCTGCCACGCGGACTGCTGCGTGGCCCGGAGAGTGTCGCCTTCGACGCCAAAGGCCAGGGTCCATACAGCGGCGTGTCCGACGGCCGCGTGCTTAAGTGGAATGGCGACAAGCTTGGCTGGTCGACGTACACCTACAACCCCGACTACAGCAGTGAGGCGTGCACGGCGTCTCTCCTTCGCCCGGAGACCGTCACCGAGGGCCACTGCGGCCGGCCGCTCGGTCTGCGGTTCCACCTCAAGTCCGGGTACCTGTACATTGCCGACGCCTACAAGGGGCTCATGAGGGTCGCGCCAGGCGGCGGGGAGGCGACTGTGCTTGTCACGGAGGTTGATGGCGTACCTCTCCGCTTCACCAACGGGGTGGACATCGACCAGGTAACCGGCGAGGTCTACTTCACGGACAGCTCCAGGAACTACAATAGGTCGCAACATGAGATGGTGACAAGAACTGGAGACTCAACGGGTCGGCTATTGAGGTATGACCCACGGACAGGAAAGGCCGTCGTGCTCCAGGCCGACATCACTTACCCCAATGGCCTCGCCATCAGTGCTGATCGGACACATCTTGTCATCTCATCGACCGGGCCGTGTAAGCTGCTACGATACTGGATCAAGGGCTCCAAGGCGGGCACGATGGAGCTATTCGCCGACCTCCCTGGCTATCCAGACAATGTGAGGCCCGACAAGAAAGGAGGATACTGGGTGGCACTGCACCGTGAGAAGGCTGAGCTCCCCTTTGGCGTTGATAGCCACCTGCTAGCATTGAGGATCGATGCCGAGGGAAAAATAATCGAGGAGATGCGGGGACCCAAGAGCGTGAGGCCGACTGAGGTGGTGGAGAGGAAAGGTGGAAGATTGTTCATGGGATCCGTCGAGCTTCACTATGTGTCCGTCGTCACGCGCAAATAG